In a genomic window of Alphaproteobacteria bacterium:
- a CDS encoding phenylalanine--tRNA ligase subunit beta — MKFTVSWLKRHLETQADGPSLCDKLTAIGLEVESFEDKAALYAPFKVAYVESAEPHPDADKLRVCMVRTEKGTLQVVCGAPNARTGMKGIFAPEGTYIPGLDVTLKKTKIRGVESNGMLVSEREMCLSEEHQGIIEVDAKYEVGTPMAEVFGLQDQLIEIGLTPNRVDCSGVRGIARDLAAAGVGTLKVIDESPVKGTFDSPIRVKIEDTDGCPLFLGRLFRNIKNGPSPQSLQNMLKSVGLRPISALVDITNLMTLEYARPLHVFDADKLKGDIVVRKTEEGESLDALNDKSYTVPEGLVGITDGSGLIGLGGIVGGVSTGCDERTVNVFLEGAYFKPMRIARAGRALQVESDARYRFERGADPEFTRAGIEIATRLILELCGTDKTEVSHVVTAGAVPSWKRTISHEPALVKKLCGVDVPTEKQVNILENLGFSVTKEGTGFSVQPPSWRGDIEGAADLCEEVVRIQGFENIEAVSVRSAGAVTAPAETVTLNRVRRARAAMTVRGLEECVTWSFLPKSRAKVFGSNDNPALTLANPISSELDQMRPSLLPNLIEAAGRNADRGFTDIGLCEVGPAFKTQKVGGQDMVAAGVRIGAKGPSHWASAEEGRAVDLYDAKADALAVLSACGGPADSARVTREAPSYYHPGRSGALTLGKNALAYFGEIHPAVLDEMGIKNTTVVGFEVFVEKIPAPRKKDGTGKPLLKLSPFQPVSRDFAFVVDAKVEADTLVRAALSADKALITEARVFDVYTGKGVDPGKKSIALAVTIQPAEKTLTDAEIEAVSQKIIDAVAEKAGGVLRG, encoded by the coding sequence ATGAAATTCACAGTTTCCTGGCTTAAAAGGCACCTCGAAACGCAGGCCGACGGGCCAAGCCTCTGCGATAAACTCACCGCTATCGGGCTGGAAGTCGAGAGTTTTGAGGACAAGGCCGCCCTATACGCCCCTTTTAAGGTCGCCTATGTCGAATCGGCGGAGCCGCATCCCGATGCCGACAAGCTGCGCGTCTGTATGGTTCGGACGGAAAAGGGCACTTTGCAGGTCGTCTGCGGCGCGCCGAATGCCCGGACCGGCATGAAGGGCATTTTCGCGCCCGAAGGCACCTACATCCCTGGTTTGGATGTAACCCTCAAAAAAACCAAAATCCGGGGGGTCGAATCTAACGGGATGCTGGTTTCGGAGCGGGAAATGTGCCTTTCAGAGGAGCATCAGGGGATTATTGAGGTCGATGCAAAATACGAGGTCGGTACGCCGATGGCCGAAGTGTTCGGCCTTCAGGACCAGCTTATCGAGATCGGGCTGACGCCCAACCGGGTGGATTGTTCGGGCGTGCGCGGGATTGCGCGTGATCTTGCCGCGGCGGGCGTCGGAACTCTGAAGGTGATTGATGAGAGTCCGGTCAAGGGCACGTTTGATTCGCCGATCCGCGTGAAAATCGAGGATACGGATGGATGTCCCCTCTTCTTGGGACGACTGTTCCGCAACATCAAAAACGGCCCCTCGCCGCAATCGCTGCAGAATATGCTTAAATCCGTCGGCTTAAGACCTATTTCGGCTTTGGTGGATATCACCAACCTGATGACCCTTGAATATGCGCGGCCTTTGCACGTGTTTGACGCAGACAAGTTGAAAGGCGATATCGTGGTTCGCAAGACCGAAGAGGGCGAAAGCCTCGATGCGCTGAATGACAAGAGCTATACCGTGCCGGAGGGGTTGGTCGGCATTACCGATGGCAGCGGATTGATCGGCCTGGGCGGGATCGTCGGCGGCGTATCCACGGGTTGCGATGAGCGGACGGTCAATGTGTTTCTCGAAGGTGCGTATTTCAAACCGATGCGGATTGCACGCGCCGGACGCGCTCTGCAGGTTGAGAGCGACGCGCGTTACCGTTTCGAGCGCGGCGCGGACCCGGAATTTACGCGGGCGGGCATCGAGATTGCCACGCGGCTGATTCTTGAGTTGTGCGGAACGGATAAGACCGAAGTGAGTCATGTCGTCACCGCCGGAGCGGTGCCTTCGTGGAAACGAACGATTTCGCACGAACCCGCTCTGGTTAAAAAACTGTGCGGCGTTGATGTGCCTACGGAAAAGCAGGTGAATATCCTTGAGAATTTGGGGTTTTCAGTAACCAAAGAGGGAACGGGATTTTCCGTGCAGCCGCCCTCGTGGCGCGGGGATATCGAAGGCGCGGCGGATCTGTGCGAGGAGGTCGTGCGTATTCAAGGGTTCGAGAATATCGAAGCGGTCTCCGTGCGGAGTGCGGGTGCGGTGACGGCCCCGGCGGAAACTGTGACGCTGAATCGCGTGCGGCGGGCGCGGGCGGCAATGACGGTGCGCGGGCTTGAGGAGTGCGTGACGTGGTCGTTTCTGCCCAAAAGCCGCGCGAAAGTTTTCGGATCGAACGATAATCCGGCGCTGACGCTGGCCAATCCGATTTCCTCCGAACTGGATCAGATGCGCCCTTCCCTGCTGCCCAATCTGATCGAGGCGGCGGGGCGCAATGCGGACCGCGGTTTTACAGATATCGGGCTGTGCGAAGTCGGTCCGGCGTTCAAAACGCAGAAGGTCGGCGGGCAGGATATGGTGGCTGCGGGCGTGCGGATCGGCGCAAAAGGTCCGAGTCATTGGGCCTCGGCGGAGGAAGGCCGCGCCGTTGATCTTTACGATGCGAAGGCGGACGCTCTGGCCGTTTTGTCTGCCTGCGGCGGTCCGGCCGACAGCGCGCGGGTGACACGCGAGGCGCCATCCTATTATCATCCGGGGCGTTCGGGTGCGCTGACCCTCGGCAAAAATGCGCTTGCTTATTTTGGCGAGATTCATCCCGCCGTGCTGGATGAGATGGGTATCAAGAATACGACCGTCGTCGGGTTTGAGGTGTTCGTCGAGAAAATTCCTGCTCCGCGCAAGAAGGACGGCACGGGTAAGCCGTTGCTGAAACTCTCTCCTTTCCAGCCCGTATCCCGGGATTTCGCGTTCGTCGTGGATGCGAAGGTGGAGGCCGATACGCTGGTGCGGGCGGCGCTTTCCGCCGACAAGGCGCTGATTACCGAGGCGCGGGTGTTTGACGTCTATACCGGAAAAGGCGTCGATCCCGGCAAGAAATCCATCGCGCTGGCGGTCACGATTCAGCCCGCCGAGAAGACGCTCACCGATGCCGAGATCGAAGCCGTCTCGCAAAAAATTATCGACGCCGTCGCGGAAAAGGCCGGCGGTGTCCTGCGTGGATGA
- a CDS encoding GNAT family N-acetyltransferase has translation MNQIKFRPLAYPDFAEWLPLWDANNLGQRDDAVTQETWRRILAEDEPVYGICAEQNGKILGIAHYILHPTTGHLRPVCYLQDVFVLPEQRGRGIGRRLVEDVIRRGTHEGWARMYWLTPEDNKSAKALYKNLGIKLDFAFYVLPIS, from the coding sequence ATGAACCAGATCAAGTTCAGGCCGCTGGCTTATCCCGATTTCGCCGAATGGCTGCCGCTCTGGGATGCCAATAATCTCGGTCAGCGCGATGACGCCGTTACGCAGGAAACATGGCGGCGTATTCTGGCCGAGGACGAGCCGGTTTACGGGATTTGCGCGGAGCAGAACGGCAAGATTCTGGGTATCGCGCATTATATTCTTCATCCTACCACGGGCCATCTGAGGCCTGTGTGTTACCTTCAGGATGTTTTTGTTTTGCCGGAACAGCGCGGACGCGGAATCGGGCGCAGGTTGGTCGAGGACGTCATCCGGCGCGGGACACACGAGGGCTGGGCGCGGATGTACTGGCTGACGCCTGAAGATAATAAAAGTGCCAAGGCTCTGTATAAGAACCTTGGCATTAAACTTGATTTCGCTTTTTATGTGTTACCGATCAGTTAG
- the pheS gene encoding phenylalanine--tRNA ligase subunit alpha, with protein sequence MSQEIKSLKTEIANQIVAANDLKALDDVRVTVLGKKGSITALMKSLGQMDPEERKTKGQELNALKDEIAALIERQEAALKRQALDERLASETLDVTLSPRPSVQGHIHPISQTIEELTAIFADMGFAVAEGPDIEDDYHNFTALNFPPGHPAREMQDTFFLPDDPEEKGEYAKKLLRTHTSSVQIRHMQSHKPPHKIICFGRTYRSDYDMTHTPMFHQMEGLLIDKDIHMGHLKGCLMDFVRAFFEIDNLPVRLRPSFFPFVEPGAEMDIACSRKGGGLRLGGNADGSVDGWMEILGCGMVHPNVLKNCGIDPDQYQGFAFGMGIERMAMLKYGIPDLRTFFESDVRWLRHYGFDPLDRPNNATGVQKPS encoded by the coding sequence ATGTCGCAGGAAATCAAGAGTTTAAAGACCGAAATCGCCAATCAAATCGTTGCCGCCAATGATCTCAAGGCGCTGGATGACGTCCGGGTGACGGTTCTTGGTAAAAAGGGCAGCATCACCGCCCTGATGAAGAGTTTGGGCCAGATGGACCCGGAGGAGCGCAAAACGAAGGGGCAGGAACTCAATGCCCTCAAGGATGAGATCGCCGCTCTGATCGAACGTCAGGAGGCCGCGCTCAAGCGGCAGGCTCTGGATGAGCGGCTGGCTTCGGAGACGCTTGACGTGACGCTGTCGCCCCGACCTTCTGTTCAGGGTCATATCCATCCGATCAGCCAGACAATCGAGGAACTGACCGCCATTTTTGCCGATATGGGTTTCGCCGTTGCCGAAGGGCCGGACATCGAGGATGATTACCACAATTTCACAGCTCTGAATTTTCCCCCGGGCCATCCGGCGCGCGAGATGCAGGATACGTTCTTCCTGCCCGATGATCCCGAGGAAAAGGGCGAATACGCCAAGAAGCTTTTGCGGACGCATACGTCTTCGGTTCAGATCCGGCATATGCAGTCGCACAAGCCGCCGCACAAAATCATCTGTTTCGGGCGGACGTACCGTTCGGATTACGATATGACGCACACGCCGATGTTCCACCAGATGGAAGGGCTGCTGATCGATAAGGATATCCATATGGGCCACCTGAAAGGTTGCCTGATGGATTTCGTGCGGGCGTTTTTTGAGATTGATAATCTTCCCGTGCGGCTTCGTCCCAGCTTTTTTCCTTTCGTTGAGCCCGGCGCGGAAATGGATATTGCCTGCTCCCGCAAGGGCGGGGGTTTGCGGCTGGGCGGAAATGCAGACGGGTCGGTTGACGGCTGGATGGAAATTCTGGGTTGCGGGATGGTGCATCCTAACGTGCTGAAGAATTGCGGGATCGACCCGGACCAGTATCAGGGTTTCGCGTTCGGTATGGGGATCGAGCGTATGGCGATGCTCAAATACGGGATTCCTGATCTGCGGACCTTTTTCGAGAGCGATGTGCGCTGGCTGCGGCATTACGGATTCGATCCGCTGGATCGACCCAATAACGCGACGGGCGTTCAAAAACCCTCATGA
- a CDS encoding putative toxin-antitoxin system toxin component, PIN family: MPKKVVIDTNVYVSYLMASRSDTAVAQAVRYAHGRHHLYQSPETFAELEEVLARPKFARYFSPDAAQGLLDKIKASATFLEPTTKPQISPDPDDNKFFALAEAADADFLLSGDTKHVLTILDYRNAQTIAPVDFIDPRNRTLYFSHMASPARKDSGLFEPVIFETLAQD; this comes from the coding sequence ATGCCTAAAAAGGTCGTGATCGACACGAACGTATACGTCAGCTATCTGATGGCTTCGAGAAGCGACACGGCGGTGGCGCAAGCAGTAAGATACGCGCATGGCCGCCACCATCTTTATCAAAGCCCCGAAACCTTTGCGGAATTGGAAGAAGTTCTTGCGCGTCCGAAATTCGCCCGCTACTTCTCGCCCGACGCGGCGCAGGGTTTATTGGATAAGATCAAGGCCAGCGCCACCTTTCTTGAGCCGACGACAAAGCCGCAGATATCCCCCGATCCCGACGACAATAAATTCTTCGCCCTGGCGGAGGCCGCCGACGCGGATTTTCTGCTCTCCGGCGACACAAAGCACGTTCTGACAATTTTGGATTACCGGAACGCCCAGACAATAGCCCCCGTCGACTTTATCGATCCGCGCAACCGGACCTTGTATTTCTCACACATGGCCTCTCCGGCCAGAAAAGACAGCGGCCTGTTCGAGCCGGTCATATTTGAAACTTTGGCACAAGACTGA
- a CDS encoding HAD family hydrolase: MTLQRLAVFDWNGTLIADTRMAWVASNACLEFYGKSPITLQRQRETFDFPVIHYYKRNGCDIDRVLATKEEANAIFQTRYEALAANVRTRRGARELLEWLKAHGIACIILSNYLTLKIEPQLERLKIAKYFSHVSANNCDGTTILNATNKLERLSSFLVKRGYHPDNSFIIGDSMEEPDIGRKLGVMSIGITGGCITEARLRKARPDHLIDSLPQAIPIISKKWSSS, translated from the coding sequence ATGACGTTACAAAGACTCGCCGTTTTCGACTGGAACGGTACGTTGATCGCCGACACGCGCATGGCTTGGGTTGCTTCGAACGCCTGTCTTGAATTTTACGGCAAGTCGCCGATTACATTACAGAGACAGCGGGAAACTTTCGATTTCCCAGTGATCCATTATTACAAGCGCAACGGATGCGATATCGACCGGGTGTTGGCCACGAAGGAAGAGGCCAATGCGATTTTTCAGACCCGCTACGAGGCTTTGGCGGCGAATGTCCGAACACGCCGCGGCGCAAGAGAATTGCTGGAGTGGCTTAAGGCGCACGGGATTGCGTGTATTATCCTCAGCAATTACCTGACGCTCAAGATTGAGCCACAGCTTGAAAGATTAAAAATCGCTAAGTATTTCAGTCATGTTTCGGCCAATAATTGCGATGGGACCACAATTCTGAACGCCACTAACAAACTTGAAAGGCTCTCAAGCTTTCTGGTCAAACGGGGCTATCATCCCGATAATTCCTTTATCATCGGCGATAGTATGGAAGAGCCGGATATCGGGCGAAAACTGGGCGTCATGTCCATCGGAATCACAGGCGGGTGTATTACCGAAGCGCGACTGCGGAAGGCGCGGCCGGATCACCTGATCGACTCCCTTCCGCAAGCCATTCCGATCATTTCAAAGAAATGGTCTTCATCCTGA
- a CDS encoding DotI/IcmL/TraM family protein, giving the protein MKKYSKLFLLFLTFLALSAFEADAEVIVDPPSVREVIGAGPDFDEFAVKGFISSVSNSFFEFNHENYKEKLGAIKDFFSTAGFRSFYGAMNETGFLKSIISKKQTIHGYIISPIQISEPKIVRSTFFWTSTFNYVIEYSSEGSTLFQFLKISVDIKEIPSGEDRGKRLAVDRWLSFIDEDPIFCPCHDGGKQKKNASLHDALKDKMGLEEDKDGNLGKKEEDSSGNGEDSVEEDFPSKSENSAVEKSPDQDSIDE; this is encoded by the coding sequence ATGAAAAAATATTCAAAGCTTTTTCTTCTTTTTTTAACTTTCCTTGCTCTTTCTGCCTTTGAAGCTGACGCGGAAGTCATTGTAGATCCACCCTCGGTACGCGAAGTGATAGGCGCTGGCCCCGATTTTGATGAATTTGCCGTGAAAGGCTTCATTTCAAGTGTTTCAAACAGCTTTTTTGAGTTTAATCATGAAAACTACAAAGAGAAACTCGGAGCAATAAAGGATTTTTTTTCCACTGCAGGCTTTCGATCTTTTTATGGTGCCATGAATGAGACGGGTTTTCTCAAAAGTATTATCAGTAAAAAACAAACTATTCATGGCTATATTATTTCGCCTATTCAGATTAGTGAGCCTAAAATTGTCCGGTCGACTTTTTTTTGGACCTCTACTTTCAACTACGTTATTGAGTATAGCTCTGAAGGCAGTACGTTATTTCAGTTTCTTAAGATTTCAGTTGATATCAAGGAAATTCCCTCTGGTGAGGACAGGGGTAAAAGGCTTGCAGTGGACAGGTGGCTCTCATTTATTGACGAGGATCCTATTTTTTGTCCTTGCCATGACGGAGGGAAGCAGAAGAAAAATGCCAGCCTTCATGATGCGTTGAAGGACAAAATGGGCTTAGAAGAAGATAAGGACGGAAACTTAGGCAAAAAAGAAGAAGATAGTTCCGGTAATGGAGAAGATTCTGTTGAGGAAGATTTTCCTTCCAAGAGTGAGAATTCTGCCGTGGAAAAGAGTCCTGATCAGGACTCTATTGACGAATGA
- the rplT gene encoding 50S ribosomal protein L20, which yields MARVKGGARAHARHRKVIKKAKGYYGRRKNCFRTAVQAVEKAGQYAYRDRRVKKRDFRALWIQRINAGVRQHGLTYSQFIHGLKLCAIELDRKVLSDLAIRNPAEFEALVKQAQSALAKIENRAA from the coding sequence ATGGCCCGCGTTAAAGGAGGGGCTCGCGCCCACGCCAGACACCGCAAGGTAATCAAGAAAGCCAAAGGCTATTACGGGCGGAGGAAGAATTGCTTCCGCACCGCCGTTCAGGCCGTCGAAAAAGCCGGACAGTATGCGTATCGTGACCGCCGGGTCAAAAAGCGTGACTTCCGCGCTTTGTGGATACAGCGGATCAATGCCGGTGTGCGTCAGCACGGACTGACCTACTCCCAGTTCATTCACGGCCTGAAACTGTGCGCCATTGAGTTGGACCGTAAGGTTCTCTCCGATCTGGCGATCCGGAATCCAGCGGAGTTTGAGGCTCTGGTCAAGCAAGCGCAGAGTGCATTAGCCAAAATTGAGAATAGGGCTGCTTGA
- the rpmI gene encoding 50S ribosomal protein L35 — MPKMKTHSSAKKRFKVTAKGKVKAKPSHSRHMMMNKPKSMKRKARGMDTLCDADATIVLRNFLPNSRKRKKKPAAKKEEGAQ, encoded by the coding sequence ATGCCGAAAATGAAAACGCACTCGAGCGCCAAAAAGCGCTTTAAGGTGACGGCTAAGGGCAAAGTCAAAGCTAAACCGTCCCATTCCCGACACATGATGATGAACAAGCCGAAATCCATGAAGCGCAAGGCGCGTGGGATGGATACGCTGTGCGATGCCGATGCGACGATCGTTCTTCGCAATTTCCTGCCCAACAGCCGCAAGCGCAAGAAAAAGCCTGCCGCTAAAAAAGAAGAAGGAGCACAATAA
- a CDS encoding DUF1223 domain-containing protein: MTNPEKKQPIGLLLCLLMVVIGFISPVYAEDKPPAVPVTEVQVETLEPPPGLAAPDKQQTAALERPQGQTTPNANTLVVVELFSSQACVFCPKADALLGELTKAENVLALSCHVDYFDVKTGSLSHPFCSTRQIAYESTLRAGPKYTPQIVINGRYDAVGYLKEDVLTAIRRARKAQVLIEPEVRQESDLQTFTLILPEMAAAQDSIYKIYILNFDSPHEIKVAEGGNKDKAMTYYNIVSNVGILGDWAGEAKSLKFNPKMSEKASGFAVLINDQKSGVIIGAAQYRRS; the protein is encoded by the coding sequence ATGACGAACCCAGAAAAAAAGCAGCCTATAGGCCTTCTCCTGTGCCTCTTGATGGTCGTAATCGGCTTTATTTCTCCTGTATATGCGGAAGATAAGCCCCCTGCCGTTCCGGTTACGGAGGTGCAGGTAGAGACGCTTGAGCCGCCTCCCGGCCTCGCCGCTCCCGATAAACAGCAAACCGCGGCATTAGAGAGGCCACAAGGTCAAACAACGCCAAATGCGAATACTCTTGTGGTCGTTGAGCTATTCTCATCGCAGGCCTGCGTCTTCTGCCCTAAGGCGGACGCCTTGTTGGGCGAACTGACAAAGGCGGAGAATGTATTGGCGCTGTCCTGCCACGTGGATTATTTCGATGTCAAAACTGGGTCGCTCTCGCACCCGTTCTGCAGCACCCGCCAGATCGCCTACGAATCAACCCTCCGCGCTGGGCCGAAATACACGCCGCAGATAGTCATAAACGGGCGCTACGACGCCGTAGGATACCTTAAGGAAGATGTTCTGACGGCCATACGTCGGGCCCGAAAGGCGCAGGTGCTCATTGAGCCGGAGGTGCGGCAGGAGTCGGACCTCCAGACCTTTACCCTGATTCTCCCTGAAATGGCGGCAGCACAAGATTCGATCTATAAAATCTACATTCTGAACTTCGATAGCCCGCATGAAATAAAGGTCGCGGAAGGCGGAAATAAGGATAAGGCGATGACGTATTATAACATCGTCTCAAATGTCGGTATTCTTGGGGATTGGGCCGGAGAAGCCAAATCCCTGAAATTTAATCCGAAAATGAGCGAAAAGGCCTCTGGATTTGCGGTTCTCATCAACGATCAGAAATCGGGAGTAATTATCGGCGCCGCTCAATACCGGCGGTCTTAG
- the polA gene encoding DNA polymerase I has translation MSENHTDELFLIDGSGFIFRAYYALAYSGRGSMTNPEGVPVGAVYGYTSMLLKMLKDYHAPYLAVVFDAARENYRNKIYAQYKANRDETPEDLIPQFPLVREATLAFDIPALEMEGYEADDLIATYTRLALEQGKKVVIVSSDKDLMQLIRPGVRMLDPMKNKWLELADVIEKFGVGPEKVVDVQALAGDKVDNVPGVPGIGVKTAAELINTYGTLEDLLERAGEIKQPKRREVLTQHAEAARISKKLVALDDHAPVPMALEDLKTHDPDKPELMAFLEKHAFSSIIRRLGGTPIAAKTVTSDVSAETHIEEDKLPPASNNIYTMITDAEALEEWIADAYETGLLAVDTETTALTPAKANLVGISLASRIGKAAYIPVGHSFSTDLFGDSASSTVKQMDLKTAIELLKPVLEDESVLKIGHNMKYDWQILARHGIRITPCDDTMLMSYVLDGSAHSHSLDNLAQMCCGHKMIGFEEVAGKGKQQVTFDKVGLEAATNYAAEDAEMTLRLYRIFKPRLARERMTTVYEMIERPLISVIADMELAGIKVDPKVLKKMSDEFGKKLMVLEEEIHALAGRPFNVASPRQVGEVLFDEMGLKGGSKTKTGDWSTSVDVLEDLAAEGHEIVKKILEFRQLAKLKSTYTDALQDEINPATGRVHTSYHLTGTSTGRLASTDPNLQNIPIRTEEGRKIREAFIAEEGHVLLSVDYSQIELRLSAHMAGVEALKQAFRDGEDIHALTASQVFGVPLEQVTPDIRRQAKAVNFGIIYGISGYGLARQLGIPVADASEFIRRYLNRFKEIQTYMDATKAEAKKNGHVGTLFGRKCVIPGIKDKNPAGARGAERQAINAPLQGTAADIIKIAMGRLPAALKKEGLKARMLLQVHDELIFEVPEGEIEQTKVIVRRTMENSFKINGIDISVPLVVEAGAGSSWGAAH, from the coding sequence ATGAGCGAGAACCATACAGACGAGTTGTTCCTGATCGACGGGTCGGGCTTCATTTTCCGGGCCTATTACGCGCTGGCCTATTCCGGGCGCGGGTCGATGACCAATCCCGAGGGTGTTCCCGTTGGGGCCGTGTATGGTTATACGAGTATGCTGCTCAAGATGCTCAAGGATTATCACGCACCTTATCTGGCCGTCGTGTTCGACGCGGCGCGGGAGAACTACCGCAATAAAATCTACGCGCAATACAAGGCCAACCGGGACGAGACGCCGGAAGATTTGATCCCGCAATTTCCTCTTGTTCGTGAGGCCACGCTGGCTTTCGATATCCCGGCTTTGGAGATGGAAGGCTATGAGGCGGACGATCTGATCGCCACCTATACGCGGCTGGCGCTGGAACAGGGGAAGAAGGTCGTGATCGTTTCTTCCGATAAAGATTTGATGCAGCTTATACGTCCGGGCGTGCGGATGCTGGATCCCATGAAAAACAAGTGGCTGGAGTTGGCCGATGTTATAGAGAAATTCGGGGTCGGGCCGGAGAAGGTCGTAGACGTGCAGGCGCTGGCGGGCGACAAAGTCGATAACGTGCCGGGTGTTCCGGGGATCGGGGTGAAGACCGCCGCTGAGCTGATCAATACCTATGGAACGCTGGAAGACCTTCTGGAGCGGGCCGGGGAAATTAAACAGCCTAAAAGGCGTGAAGTTCTGACTCAACACGCCGAGGCGGCAAGGATTTCCAAGAAGCTGGTGGCTCTGGACGATCACGCGCCGGTCCCTATGGCGCTGGAGGATTTGAAAACCCACGATCCGGACAAGCCGGAGTTGATGGCTTTTCTTGAGAAGCACGCTTTTTCCTCGATCATCCGCAGGCTGGGCGGGACGCCGATCGCGGCGAAAACTGTCACTAGCGATGTGTCTGCAGAAACACACATCGAGGAGGACAAGCTCCCGCCCGCCTCTAATAATATCTACACGATGATTACGGATGCGGAGGCGCTCGAAGAATGGATCGCGGATGCTTACGAAACCGGGCTGCTGGCCGTGGATACGGAGACGACCGCCCTGACTCCCGCGAAGGCCAATCTGGTCGGGATTTCGCTGGCGTCACGGATCGGCAAGGCGGCCTATATCCCCGTTGGTCACAGTTTTTCAACGGACCTGTTCGGGGATAGTGCGTCCTCGACCGTCAAACAAATGGATTTGAAGACGGCGATTGAATTGCTGAAGCCCGTGCTTGAGGATGAGAGCGTGCTTAAAATCGGTCATAACATGAAATATGACTGGCAGATTTTAGCGCGGCACGGCATTCGGATCACGCCGTGCGACGATACGATGCTGATGTCTTATGTTCTGGACGGGTCGGCGCACAGCCATTCGCTCGATAACCTTGCCCAGATGTGCTGCGGGCATAAGATGATCGGGTTCGAGGAGGTGGCGGGCAAAGGCAAGCAGCAGGTGACTTTTGATAAAGTCGGGCTGGAAGCTGCGACAAATTACGCCGCTGAAGACGCGGAAATGACGCTGCGCCTGTACCGGATTTTCAAGCCGCGACTGGCGCGGGAGAGAATGACGACCGTGTATGAGATGATCGAGCGGCCTTTGATCTCCGTGATCGCGGATATGGAGCTTGCCGGGATCAAGGTCGATCCAAAAGTCCTCAAGAAGATGAGCGATGAATTCGGCAAGAAACTTATGGTTCTTGAAGAGGAGATTCACGCTCTGGCGGGTCGGCCCTTTAACGTCGCCTCCCCCCGGCAGGTGGGCGAAGTCCTCTTTGACGAAATGGGGCTAAAGGGCGGGAGCAAGACCAAGACGGGCGACTGGAGTACATCCGTGGACGTCCTCGAAGACCTTGCCGCCGAGGGCCATGAGATCGTCAAAAAAATTCTGGAGTTCCGGCAACTGGCCAAATTGAAATCGACCTACACGGATGCCTTGCAGGATGAGATCAACCCGGCGACCGGGCGGGTGCATACATCCTATCACCTGACAGGGACCAGCACGGGGCGGCTGGCTTCCACCGATCCGAACCTGCAGAACATCCCGATCCGCACCGAGGAAGGGCGGAAAATCCGCGAAGCTTTTATCGCTGAGGAGGGTCACGTTCTGCTGTCAGTGGATTATTCGCAGATTGAATTGCGGCTGTCTGCACATATGGCGGGGGTCGAAGCCTTAAAGCAAGCGTTCCGCGACGGTGAGGACATTCACGCGCTGACCGCTTCGCAAGTTTTCGGGGTTCCTCTGGAGCAGGTCACACCGGATATCCGGCGGCAGGCGAAAGCGGTCAATTTCGGGATTATCTATGGGATTTCCGGTTACGGTCTGGCGCGGCAGCTTGGTATTCCCGTGGCCGATGCCAGCGAGTTCATCCGCCGTTATCTCAACCGTTTTAAGGAAATCCAGACCTATATGGACGCTACTAAGGCCGAAGCCAAGAAAAACGGCCATGTCGGTACTTTGTTCGGGCGGAAATGCGTGATCCCCGGAATCAAGGACAAGAACCCCGCCGGCGCCCGTGGCGCCGAGCGGCAGGCGATCAACGCCCCGCTGCAGGGTACGGCGGCGGATATCATCAAAATCGCCATGGGGCGGCTTCCTGCGGCTCTGAAAAAGGAAGGGCTTAAGGCACGTATGCTCCTGCAGGTTCATGACGAGCTTATCTTTGAGGTTCCCGAGGGCGAAATCGAGCAGACCAAGGTGATCGTTCGCAGAACTATGGAAAATTCATTTAAAATCAATGGAATAGATATCTCCGTCCCGCTGGTTGTAGAAGCCGGGGCCGGAAGCAGCTGGGGGGCGGCGCATTAG